The sequence TTTTGCCTCTACTTAAGtatgatagtttaaaaataaagcatgatGCATTACAGTTTTGTCTATTTAAGTGGAACTGTTGCAGCCgcctttttttacaaaaatactatTGAAAATGCTTTGATAACATTgtgacttaaatttaaaataaaatcacttgaaaagaaaaggaatcatttcattttgcatcttcagtttatatttaattttttttcacaaaattcatttttaaaattttaaccattttttccgagcatgaatattttttgtttcgtaACATATTTGTAGACTGACTAAGACATATTTCACAAAACTGCGCAGAGATTTGCAGAtacgtttattattaaaattaatataatatcttaattgttaattattaaatggGAAAATTTAATTGCAGCTAATTAGTCCCGCTTGCTGTTTTCAAGTACAGATAAATTGAAAGATctaccttaaattaaaaaaaaaacaattagtattattttaaacatgatgGCTATGAAGTATCTGACATAGAGAAATATCTATACGAAATTTTTATTCTCGCTTTGCATTTCATTAGTTAttatcaaatttccaaaatattaaaggtacaaatttgaaattttgacacaaTGAGTAGGAGAATAAAAGTAGTGAActaatctaataaaataacaattgatGCTTAGATCAAATTTAAGCtaaaatgttatctattattTAGTTCTggcatcaaaattattgaatcatGCTAAATTTTTCGGATCCGATCACAAAAGAAATTAACCAAGTTTCCTGATTATACGACTCAATTCAACTAAAAATATGCCAtgtaaaactataaaagaaaattggtGTTGCCTagaactgaacattttttttttcattttccttcagtacatagaaaatttttatatgatttatgaaagaaattatttacccTAATTACTGCGTAATATTTATCCTACGTTACTTCAtctcgaaatatatttattattttgagtgcattttaaatttttcttattaaataataaaatttgtactgCGAgtggttcattttttaaatagagatTCAGCTTCAGCgttaactttacaaaattttttataatatttaatatcgcAGTTCTATATATGACTAACGCTGAAATTTTTTGcctaaatattcattatttgatcAGAATGtgttaaatgaaaagaaatatttcaaattcatttgtgTACAGAATATTCTGTGTTAAacagaatgaaaatattcttatttcgaGTCCTTTCATGAAAGGTCTTGCATATTTTTTCCGCAAGAAATCTTGCCAGTTGTACCAATGCTCCATATTcacaatgaaaatttcaaattgaattaaagatACGCTTTTAGTAATTTAAGGAGATTTTGATCTATTTTGTTgcaaattattatatgttatataacAGTGATATAAAACGTGCAAATGTTTTGGGATAATTCCATAtgtatcattaaaagaaattaaaaatttgggaaatggaaatagaaattaattaaaacgatTTAAGATTGCTTCTAATACagtggaaaaaaatcaaaatacaatggAATGCgccagaaatttatattttggaagagatgcaaaaatagttacatttgccgttgttataaaattgtttattaaaaaaagttcattttggttctgaaaaattatgtttgttacCTTCGCAATGACATGCGACATTTtatattagcaatttttaatacattctttgCCTAAAAAATTTATCGCATATAAAAAAGCATCAATAAAATGGTAGAAATTATCCATCCCAATTTCCAGTAAAAAAAggtttgatattttctaaaatcaaacaCACTCTTACATTAAATGGACTCTTGGATTTTATCTCTGTTCGGATTCTCACCGGATGCAACAGATGAAAAAAATCTCACACACCCTCACCGACGCTATATTTCAGCTTCTGAATCGCACCGGTGACGACAGTGCCATTTTCAGAGAATGACAAGCCTTTGCGTTAAATCTAGACCATTGAAGAATTGTAACACAAGAGTATTAGATGCTTCTGCgaagaatattagaattttaaaagtgcAGCGTTTAATCTGCACGGTAGTACTAGCTCATGATAATTATGCGCCCCTACCATCAGCCGATTTTTAATGCTGTGATGGgtgtttctttgaaaatttgaatttcctgAAAACGAACCTGAAGACTATTCaacattatttatgaaatcaatGTGACTATTTAGCTCCAAGTATTTTTACCCTAATTTTCACAGACTGGCGTAATGCCAAAAAAGGCATTTTTCAAATTCGGAGAGGTCTGGAACGTGGAGATTTGAAAAAATCTCGGGTTCATTTTTTTAACCACTACAGTGGTTTTTCTTTACTTCGTATTCGAGAGCGTAATAAAGGAGTAACAAGAGAAAGAATGTGCTTGTGATGGGGCTCTAGAAACAGATTATATATAGAACTTCAAATATTGCAAGGAATATTTTGGAAGGTAAGATTGTGGACTTCAGAacgattttctaaattttaaaaacaaaaaaaatctgcagCATTTTTTGTTGGGGCCACGgcgtcaaatatatatattttaaaattgaaaaaattgtttttaaggaTATCACCTCAATTGTTACAACTAATTTTTTTGTCAACtgttaattcaattttcaaaaatgtttaaacatatttcacagcaatatatttcttttagtgAAACTCCCATcttcttttttatacaaatattttttcctggattttttttttcatttttgttaaccACTTGCGGTGGAAAGACATGCCACGAATGTCAAATTGTTTTTGTTACAGAATTGCCAATAATGTGCTACACATACCAGCAGGCAATTATCACTGATGTGAAAATGTTCGCGACGTCGACTGAGAAGGTTTTCGGGAATACGGTTTAGAGAAGCTCAATCTTGGGtcgaaaattcattcattcattcatttagaaGGTAGTCTTTTTCCGATTTATATTGGAAGCAATCGAAATAAGCCACTGACCACGAATGGTTAGCGAAAATATGAAGATACGCATTATTTTCGCATGTTGAGTAGGTTTCTGTATAAAACATgcctttaataaaattctttcatatttgttgCACTTACagttaagattttattaattcgAGATTTAAACTCGaaatgaagtaataattttaaaaattcgctcATTTGTAAACGCTGTTGCTTTTTACTATTATATCATTAgacaaataaagagaaaataagggaaatgcaAACCACAATAAACATAATGGTGCAAGACTTCTTAAACAACTCGAAtggcaaattcattaaaatttgaaaaaccattttattgaagaaaccatcaatatcaattttataaaatatttattgaagtttttaataaatattaactgttATGAACCAACTGATTGTTAATGATGATtcgatttttgtaaaataagacTTCTAGTTGCAGAAATTCAATAAATCGATGCAAGAATCAGAAAGTCAATTTGAAGTTAAGTATTGAACGAAATATGAACTCCAAATTCAGCGAGTACATTAAGTTTTAATATcgtctataaattattttgaaactctaaagaaaaattttgaaaattaagaaaaccaCGATAGTTAAAGCGATTTCAATATAAAACCGATTTTACTGATATGAACtgtttattttaatggaatatgaaATGCAAGAAATCCCGTTTCCTTCAATTATTCAGAAATGTGGACTAAATTTAACGTTTTTTGGATTGGTGACATTTTATTGAGAGTTATTTcgattatattttacattactttttttggtgtgcactaaaaatattttaaccatcgattttttttaaaaagtgaaatcaaaacTAATCCCCTCTCTTATCCACTAATGAATATCTCGGTCAAATGGGAAATTTAAATACAGTTATAAGGAAAGCTTTCAACTGTCCAAACggtacaaataaatttaatatttcatccgGCGAAACCAAGTCCGAAGGCATGATTTCAGTTCAAATTcttatacaatataatttaaagagtGTATGCCAAGCAGACATTGTGTTTATAATGGTGTTACAGATCATTACGACGCTCAAGCACcacaaaaataaaggaaagacATTTATTGCACAGCATGTTAAAATGCCCAATTTAAATAACCAAGTAGTTTGAAACCAAGTTGCACGATTTCTTTATCTTGGATCATTCGATTATCGATGTGGCCTAGTCAAAAACCACgtgcatttctttcaaaaagcTTAATCAAGATTCCAACTAAAAATTTCCGCTTGAAAGGCGTGTCAACCGTTTTCAATAAAGTCTTCCAGACTCTTCTGAGAATCTTCTCGACTCTTCCGAGAATCTTCTCTAAGCATCTTTCCCAAGACGGCCGTGCTCTTAAGTTTTCTGTGACAATAGTAGGTTTAGAACGTACTTCTGTATCGGACTTACGGAAATATTTGTACGGAGACTGAGTAAATTCATAACTGCGTTCATCAAATGATTCCATGCGATAAgtttcgaaatcaaaatttggctcaCTCGTTAAGGTAGAACCACAAGATGAATCCAAATAGCTAGGAACATCAGTGATGTCGATATTATCGTAGATTTCCTCTTCAGGCAGATTAGGACTGTATGTAGTAAAGTAATCtttatagatttcttttgaaTGGCTCAATTCTGTATACTTTGGTACCTGTATTTTGGTACTTAGCCTAACGTTGTACATCTCTCTAGAATCTAAATGCGATTTTACAGCAGTGCcctcatttaattttatagaagacAGAGATTTTGGCGGTGCTTTTACTTCCATTCCTTTTAATGGatcgaaaattttaatattttttgctagtAAGTACATGCCGGGTTTTATTCCGAATTTTAGTTTTTCAGAATTTGGAGGACAAGGTTCTTCTGCAGAGCAATATTCCTGTTGATCCTCTTTAAGTTTAGAAAATGATTCTTCATCTTTCAATTTCAATACTCTTTCTTTAAATAGAGAGGTTAGGATAAGTTTCTTTTTCTGTTCAGTTGATTCAGTTTCTTCAAACTCTCGTAAATCAGTTGATTCAGGCATCTCGCCCACACGGGGACGAAACAGAGAATTAGGTTGATACAAAGAGTTTGAATAGATTGGTGACCGGGGATCATGCAAGGACATAAGGTCACCTTCATTATCTTCTATGTATATCATATCATTCTGGAATAATGCAGGGGAATAAATTTTGTCTTCTTCCTCTACAGGCTGATAGTCCCGgtttttatattcttcataatATTCATATTCATCTGAATAATGCGAGTGCTTACTTGTAATCGCATCCCTCTTCTGACCAGAGCCATTACTATGTTGATAGAGAATACTATGATCGTCTTCTGATTCCAAAGACCCTTTTCTTCTGACAGGTTCAGCTTGCTCAATAGCACCCATGTTCGTTTCAGTTGtccataaattaacttttttttctggaGCATACATTGAATGAGACGGAAAAATTTTCAAGTAGTGTATATTCATTACTGCCATGTCCTCCGATAGTTGGTTATTTGGTGGAGTTAAGACTGTTGCCACATACCTGCGATGAAATACTTCAGCATTTTTGTTTCTGTCTTCATCGTCTAATTCTGGAGAGCATGCAGCATCTATGTGAATTGTGCATTTAAAGAGACCTTCTGAATATTCCGATTTTAAATCCATTAAAgtacagtatttatttttcaaaggtgACAGTATAATCCAGAAGAAATCGGCTTCACCACATCCTATGTACTTGGCATATCCCATCTCTAAATCTTCATATAAAACAAACGTTGTTCGATTTTTGTGTATATAATGGTATTTAGGCACTGCCGGAAATTCAGGCATATTCGATTCTGTGGTTGTGTTCGCATCAAAGTCTAATGAACCAGAAAAAGAATCTTTCACTTTTGTCAAGAATTCATCGAAATTAACTTTAGTAACTGCGACCCTGGTAAACGATTTATTATCAAGATTATCGAGCTTTGTTTCTCCAAAATTTAAGTTTTCCCtgctttctttttcaaatatagcTTTATCGTCAAAATCTGAACTTTCTAAAGTGTTGGAAATCACTTCCGTTGGTGTAGAAGCAAAAGAATAATCTTCAACATCTTTGAAATCTTTGCATTTGTAATCAGATAAACTATggaactttaaaaactttttcagtaTAATTCCAGCATAATATCCACATTTCTCTTGCAGTCTTGTAGCAGAACAGTCTATTATAGCCCTTCCATATctgaaagaattaagaaaatgtgAATTTGAGGAATACCTCtaaaattggttataatgaaataaaatgaaactaaaatatttttgtaaaataagtgTTAAGTTGATTTCTCtcataaaactgatttgaaattcataaattaagaatTGTGGAATTTCGAAAAGTGTGAAGTTTAAGCTAAACAGTTAACATTAgcaattaatatattagtaaaacgTTCTGAAAAGAACCGAAAGCCGTCGGAATAGAAAGTAAATAACACGCAACAAATCACCGATGAATTTGATCCGAGAAATACCAATATTTTGCTCTCCTCCGATTTGATTGataactagctggtacccggagcgttgctgccgcagaagaaataattttggaaatatcgtttcaaatttgaaataaccattttgtttaattaggaatgatcgAAAGAACGACACTTATCTTCTTATCggcaatgaatatattcattgaaatttaatgatatataaagtagAAGTATAAATAACTAGGGGGTTCCGCCCCCTGCTCGCCAACCCCCAGGAACTGCCAATGCAGTTCCTCTCGGATAGCTTCGCGATCCAGGCTCCCTTCGCTCGCTCGCTATCGACTAAACCACTTTAGTTTAGCAATAGATATACTCAGCttcaatttattgcaaaatataataaaacattgaaagaaataaatgtaaagcaAAAGGTACACTCGCAAAAATCACCTGCATCAGAGTTCttgtaaacacaaataacctttcatttatataactatatacatccagcaaagaaaatttttaaaaaaattgcgcttttctcacaatttttcaaatttgggaactataccatagaaacagaatttaaaaaatcattatttacaaaaaaaactttaGGGAAAGAGTGGCTTGAAAAGTGAACAATCAACGGCAGAAAACAGAAAAAGACATGTTAGGGAACAGAATATGTCCCGAAATATGTTGACAATTAGAAATTGAAACCTGGAATCATgatatattccttattttttaaaactgataaccttgtgtaaaatattcaaaacatttttgctaacaaaaaattatatttagtctgttttgaatgaaatgctgCCTATAGaatttagagattaaaatttttacaccaGTCAGAAACACcagtcatttatttaaaacttcttggtATACACAATTTACAATTTCCCTGTTTGGTGCTACAACAATAACAGAGTTAAAGGATTTAACACGTGAGAAGCCCACATATAATTGTCGATGACTAAACGCAGGATTATTGAgcatcaaacaaatatttttcaaaggttTGTCCTTGTACTTTATTAATTGTCATACTATAAGccaaacgaattggaaactgctttcgtttaaatttaaatggtatATTGCTGTCAGAAGGTATATGGGGTATCTGTGGTATAAAATACAGTCCTGACATATTCCCACAACCACGCTCCTGTAGTTCGGAAACTTCGCTCCGTACACAAACGTTTAACCCTATCTCATTCATTACGACTGAGTTTATTTTGAACgattcttgagcattttcattcgacctgtcttcaatttttcgacgatttcgttttaaattttgatacggCACAacttaaattcatcataaaaaaattgtccgttaattttttttttgtttaaaaattttttcaaaccgatgcaagaatagcgttcgcttgaaatcttatcaaaccgcGGGTTGATGTTCCCGGGCGAGGTTGAAGTGTTGCCAAGCGGCGATTAACAAATTCGACCAGATTTTGCGTCCACGTAAGCGTtttgtatattctatttttttttaactttattattcgaATGCTTTAGGGTAGATAGTATTGGTTTTCCGTCTTCAGCTAAAAGAAATTTCTTGCCTGTACGATTCGTAAGAAACCAGCATACAATTGGCCATGagaacatggattttctaggtttaATCCACTTGAAGGATTGACCTTGCGCCTTTGATGATGGTCATCGAGAATACAAGTCAAATGGGGAATTCCAGTCGTTttaaatcaaaaggcatgtcggtggTAATAATGGGAATGCATGAAATGAGCACATCTTCTGCAATCAACTTTCCGTTAATAGTTGCTTCGCTTCTCATATTTTTGTCGTTTGACTCTGATGCACGTGCTCAAGTAGCATATAAACGTTGCCTTTCGATTTTCCCGCATGTTGATATCGAGATTCTGACGCACGTGGATTTGTAATTCGTAAACGATATGCTTTATTGCTCGCCTGTGGTTCCTCGTTTGTTTGGGAAGCTAGAATTGACTTATTTCTACGTTCTGCGCTGGTAGATCTATGAAGTGACAAACGTTTGGGACATTTTTTATCGAAGCATTCAACACGATATACGtttgtataaccgaaatatcgtttgtcgattcactgaataagtagaaaaattactgtttgctttgaaaaatttccattatatatcaTTTTGCTTGATCggcatttataataattctattttgtacgTGTGAGAAActgaataatatgtgcggttTGCAGAAAACAGAATACTGTGCACGCTGAATGACAACATCCTGTGTAGATGAGAGTGAGAAGAAAAAATTTgcgcttgcactaaatattttcgattttatttcactcacattgattggcatgaatgaattttattttgtttgagataTGTGCGATTAACTCTGAATGACATGTGCCGTTTGCAGTTTACTATCTTCATTTTATCAattgttagttttaaaatataactttcttgcaagtgcaagcaataaattgacccatttttcatcgcaatcg comes from Argiope bruennichi chromosome 2, qqArgBrue1.1, whole genome shotgun sequence and encodes:
- the LOC129962418 gene encoding uncharacterized protein LOC129962418 isoform X2 encodes the protein MGRAENFCEKTNLLPSAEEMIKNRRFSADICRTASPWQQLYLNEASCLNTYTNRDYPYCTNKIIGMGYLNPENIFERGCRYGRAIIDCSATRLQEKCGYYAGIILKKFLKFHSLSDYKCKDFKDVEDYSFASTPTEVISNTLESSDFDDKAIFEKESRENLNFGETKLDNLDNKSFTRVAVTKVNFDEFLTKVKDSFSGSLDFDANTTTESNMPEFPAVPKYHYIHKNRTTFVLYEDLEMGYAKYIGCGEADFFWIILSPLKNKYCTLMDLKSEYSEGLFKCTIHIDAACSPELDDEDRNKNAEVFHRRYVATVLTPPNNQLSEDMAVMNIHYLKIFPSHSMYAPEKKVNLWTTETNMGAIEQAEPVRRKGSLESEDDHSILYQHSNGSGQKRDAITSKHSHYSDEYEYYEEYKNRDYQPVEEEDKIYSPALFQNDMIYIEDNEGDLMSLHDPRSPIYSNSLYQPNSLFRPRVGEMPESTDLREFEETESTEQKKKLILTSLFKERVLKLKDEESFSKLKEDQQEYCSAEEPCPPNSEKLKFGIKPGMYLLAKNIKIFDPLKGMEVKAPPKSLSSIKLNEGTAVKSHLDSREMYNVRLSTKIQVPKYTELSHSKEIYKDYFTTYSPNLPEEEIYDNIDITDVPSYLDSSCGSTLTSEPNFDFETYRMESFDERSYEFTQSPYKYFRKSDTEVRSKPTIVTENLRARPSWERCLEKILGRVEKILRRVWKTLLKTVDTPFKRKFLVGILIKLFERNARGF
- the LOC129962418 gene encoding uncharacterized protein LOC129962418 isoform X1, whose translation is MHGSRFDLWYVYVNMQSPVAYLIGLLSVIHFTAALSDDAHTDSCVAKILSCDWYRQPFSLQKENEIRIFSKIEDLKKACKDQAAYIKCMGRAENFCEKTNLLPSAEEMIKNRRFSADICRTASPWQQLYLNEASCLNTYTNRDYPYCTNKIIGMGYLNPENIFERGCRYGRAIIDCSATRLQEKCGYYAGIILKKFLKFHSLSDYKCKDFKDVEDYSFASTPTEVISNTLESSDFDDKAIFEKESRENLNFGETKLDNLDNKSFTRVAVTKVNFDEFLTKVKDSFSGSLDFDANTTTESNMPEFPAVPKYHYIHKNRTTFVLYEDLEMGYAKYIGCGEADFFWIILSPLKNKYCTLMDLKSEYSEGLFKCTIHIDAACSPELDDEDRNKNAEVFHRRYVATVLTPPNNQLSEDMAVMNIHYLKIFPSHSMYAPEKKVNLWTTETNMGAIEQAEPVRRKGSLESEDDHSILYQHSNGSGQKRDAITSKHSHYSDEYEYYEEYKNRDYQPVEEEDKIYSPALFQNDMIYIEDNEGDLMSLHDPRSPIYSNSLYQPNSLFRPRVGEMPESTDLREFEETESTEQKKKLILTSLFKERVLKLKDEESFSKLKEDQQEYCSAEEPCPPNSEKLKFGIKPGMYLLAKNIKIFDPLKGMEVKAPPKSLSSIKLNEGTAVKSHLDSREMYNVRLSTKIQVPKYTELSHSKEIYKDYFTTYSPNLPEEEIYDNIDITDVPSYLDSSCGSTLTSEPNFDFETYRMESFDERSYEFTQSPYKYFRKSDTEVRSKPTIVTENLRARPSWERCLEKILGRVEKILRRVWKTLLKTVDTPFKRKFLVGILIKLFERNARGF